Proteins from one Phocoena phocoena chromosome 7, mPhoPho1.1, whole genome shotgun sequence genomic window:
- the TBR1 gene encoding T-box brain protein 1 codes for MQLEHCLSPSIMLSKKFLNVSSSYPHSGGSELVLHDHPIISTTDNLERSSPLKKITRGMTNQSDTDNFPDSKDSPGDVQRSKLSPVLDGVSELRHSFDGSAADRYLLSQSSQPQSAATAPSAMFPYAGQHGPAHPAFSIGSPSRYMAHHPVITNGAYNSLLSNSSPQGYPTAGYPYPQQYGHSYQGAPFYQFSSTQPGLVPGKAQVYLCNRPLWLKFHRHQTEMIITKQGRRMFPFLSFNISGLDPTAHYNIFVDVILADPNHWRFQGGKWVPCGKADTNVQGNRVYMHPDSPNTGAHWMRQEISFGKLKLTNNKGASNNNGQMVVLQSLHKYQPRLHVVEVNEDGTEDTSQPGRVQTFTFPETQFIAVTAYQNTDITQLKIDHNPFAKGFRDNYDTIYTGCDMDRLTPSPNDSPRSQIVPGARYAMAGSFLQDQFVSNYAKARFHPGAGAGPGPGTDRSVPHTNGLLSPQQAEDPGAPSPQRWFVTPANNRLDFAASAYDTATDFAGNAATLLSYAAAGVKALPLQAAGCTGRPLGYYADPSGWGARSPPQYCGAKSGSVLPCWPNSAAAAARMAGANPYLGEEAEGLAAERSPLPPGAEDAKPKDLSDSSWIETPSSIKSIDSSDSGIYEQAKRRRISPADTPVSESSSPLKSEVLAQRDCEKNCAKDIGGYYGFYSHS; via the exons ATGCAGCTGGAGCACTGCCTTTCTCCTTCTATCATGCTCTCCAAGAAATTTCTCAATGTGAGCAGCAGCTACCCACATTCAGGCGGATCTGAGCTCGTCTTGCACGATCATCCCATTATCTCGACCACTGACAACCTGGAGAGAAGTTCACCTCTGAAAAAAATTACCAGGGGGATGACGAATCAGTCAGATACAGACAATTTTCCTGACTCCAAGGACTCACCAGGGGACGTCCAGAGAAGTAAACTCTCTCCTGTCTTGGACGGGGTCTCTGAGCTTCGTCACAGTTTCGATGGCTCTGCTGCAGATCGCTACCTCCTCTCTCAGTCCAGCCAGCCACAGTCCGCGGCCACTGCTCCCAGTGCCATGTTCCCGTACGCCGGGCAGCACGGACCTGCGCACCCCGCCTTCTCCATCGGCAGCCCCAGCCGCTACATGGCCCACCACCCGGTCATCACCAACGGAGCCTACAACAGCCTCCTGTCCAACTCCTCACCGCAGGGCTACCCCACCGCCGGCTACCCCTACCCACAGCAGTACGGCCACTCCTACCAAGGAGCCCCGTTCTACCAGTTCTCCTCCACACAGCCCGGGCTGGTGCCCGGCAAAGCGCAGGTGTACCTGTGCAACAGGCCCCTTTGGCTGAAATTTCACCGGCACCAAACGGAGATGATCATCACCAAACAGGGCAG GcgcatgtttccttttttaagttttaaCATTTCTGGTCTCGATCCCACGGCTCATTACAATATTTTTGTGGATGTGATTTTGGCGGATCCCAATCACTGGAGGTTTCAAGGAGGCAAATGGGTTCCTTGCGGCAAAGCGGACACCAATGTGCAAG GAAATCGGGTCTATATGCATCCGGATTCCCCCAACACGGGGGCTCACTGGATGCGTCAAGAAATctcttttggaaaattaaaacttACAAACAACAAAGGAGCTTCAAACAACAATGGGCAG ATGGTGGTTTTGCAGTCCTTGCACAAGTACCAGCCCCGCCTGCATGTGGTGGAAGTGAACGAGGACGGCACGGAGGACACCAGCCAGCCCGGCCGCGTGCAGACATTCACTTTTCCCGAGACTCAGTTCATCGCCGTCACCGCCTACCAGAACACCGAT attACACAACTGAAAATAGATCACAACCCCTTTGCAAAAGGATTTCGGGATAATTATGACAC GATCTACACTGGCTGCGACATGGACCGCCTGACCCCCTCGCCCAACGACTCCCCGCGCTCGCAGATCGTGCCCGGGGCCCGCTACGCCATGGCCGGCTCTTTCCTGCAGGACCAGTTCGTGAGCAACTACGCCAAGGCCCGCTTCCACccgggcgcgggcgcgggccCCGGGCCGGGCACGGACCGCAGCGTGCCGCACACCAACGGGCTGCTGTCGCCGCAGCAGGCCGAGGACCCGGGCGCGCCGTCGCCGCAGCGCTGGTTTGTGACGCCGGCCAACAACCGGCTGGACTTCGCCGCCTCGGCCTACGACACGGCCACGGACTTCGCGGGCAACGCGGCCACGCTGCTCTCGTACGCGGCGGCCGGCGTGAAGGCGCTGCCGCTGCAGGCGGCCGGCTGCACGGGCCGCCCGCTCGGCTACTACGCCGACCCGTCGGGCTGGGGCGCGCGCAGCCCCCCGCAGTACTGCGGCGCCAAGTCGGGCTCGGTGTTGCCCTGCTGGCCCAACAGCGCCGCGGCCGCCGCGCGTATGGCCGGCGCCAACCCCTACCTGGGCGAGGAGGCCGAGGGCTTGGCCGCCGAGCGCTCGCCGCTGCCGCCCGGCGCCGAGGACGCCAAGCCCAAGGACCTGTCCGACTCCAGCTGGATCGAGACGCCCTCCTCCATCAAGTCCATCGACTCGAGCGACTCGGGGATTTACGAGCAGGCCAAACGGAGGCGGATCTCGCCCGCTGACACGCCCGTGTCCGAGAGCTCGTCCCCGCTCAAGAGCGAGGTGCTGGCCCAGCGGGACTGCGAGAAGAACTGCGCCAAGGACATAGGCGGCTACTACGGCTTCTACTCGCACAGCTAG